From the Musa acuminata AAA Group cultivar baxijiao chromosome BXJ3-1, Cavendish_Baxijiao_AAA, whole genome shotgun sequence genome, the window AACTAAAATTTAGGTTTATTGGGCTATAAATGCTGGCCTCGCTGTACGACATGATGACGGACGAGCCTCCGGATCATGAAGACAGAAATCAAGCCCTCACATGAACCACAAAGAAAAAACACCGGGACCCACTGCCAGTTGTCGACCTGCTACATTGACACGTGAACTGCAGTGGTCAACGTGCCCTCGGATCAACGGGGGGTCGATCATCTGGAAACAGTCCGTTTGTTCCCACCTTCCTGAATCGACGATAGGCAGCACGTCTGGGCCCCGCATACGCGACAACCGCGAGTCCCGCGTCGCACCGAACcaatccctccctccctccccaccCAATTTAAAACATTGGATCTCCTTGTCGGCCGAATCTTTCCTCGTTGGCTGGCTCGGTGGGCCACGAGATCTTCCACCCTCGCTCAGGACAACACGTGGAGGACCGCTAAGGGTCTCAACCGTCCGTTTATCCTAACACCCCTCCCATCCCCGTGTTATCCCCGCTCCACAAAGCTCCGACCGAATCTTTGGGGGATCCCCAAGTCCGGCTGGATATGGCGGGCACAGCATAATCTCGATGGATGACTCGACGAGTCAGTCAACGCTCTGGACCGCATCACGGTCGAAGTTTCAAACTCTTGTGGCGTGGCACATCCGACAACCTCCTCCAATCCCAGGGATTCGTTGTAGCGTGTGGGCCCCCCTGTTTGGGTGGCAGGTTTTGCTTCGTGGCAAGAACCGGAAGATATGGTGcgaagagagggagagggatgTTGTGGTACGTCGCCGCTGGTTTTGGGTGGAAGGAGTGGCGTGGGATTCTGGATTGATTTGGTGGGGATTTGCTGCTCTTTATTCTCTTCGCTTCCTTTTTCTCGTGTGAGTGGAGATACTACATACAGTGACCCAGCGGCgacctcctccctcttcttcttccccagcCTTcactcttcttattcttcttcttcgctaTGTCGTCGTACGCTGCGGGCAAGGGAGAGCAGGAGATACACGTATTGGCGGTGGACGACAGCTCCGTCGACCGAGCGTTGATCGCTACGATCCTTCGCAGCTCCAAGTACAGAGGTATGGCATATGCTCTGCTTCTCTGTTTCAGAACGAAGAAGATGGTAACGGaggaagttctgttctttttgcaGTGACCACGGTAGACAGTGGGAAGAGAGCATTGGAGCTGTTAACACTGGTATGGTTATGCTCTTTTGCCACCAAAAAGATACGAAATTTCCATTGTATTGATAGAAATTTGAATTAACTTTATGTAGGAGCCGAACATTAGCATGATAATTACGGACTATTGGATGCCTGAGATGACAGGATATGAGCTTCTCAAGAGTGTCAAGGTCAGTCAACGCACTTCCTTACGAAAAGGTTCCTCGTTACCCTACTCGGTACTAACATCTTTACATGGCTGGTAATGGAACTCGATCTGCAACAGGAGTCCTCCAAACTGAGGGAGATCCCCGTGGTTGTGATGTCGTCGGAGAACGTCCCCAACAGGATCAACAGGTGATGACTGACCATTTCTAAGGTGCTGTTACGGAAGCTAAGCGTTTGACGCGGTGTTCTGGTGGTTTGGTTTCAGGTGTTTGGAGGAAGGAGCTGTAGATTTCCTGCTCAAGCCCGTTCGGCCGTCCGATGTGTCCCGGTTATGCAGCCGGATGCGATAGCAGCCGCCTGTTCACTGACGGAACCCATGTAGGATGGATGCCTGGTTTCACGTTTTCTTCTTGTTCGCGTAAGATGAGGAAGAAATGTCTTGGGAATAGCTAGAAGGGATAAGCTGTGTTGCCTGCCATGGTCAAACGGTGGTCCATGGAGGAGCGAGAAAGATGCGAGGATGGACAGGGAGCAAGTGGTGCGGCAGGATTTGATGATCACATCAAAGTAGATCTTCCGTAGAGGAGCAGCTCTCCAGATTGGACCATCACAAGAGTTCCCTCGGTACGGCATTGGCTTGACCTTTACCTGCCAAACTCACTCTGATAACAGACGCATATGTATATTCGAAACCAATTTAATAAGGGGAATCGTAAGTATAGCATGCCGTGGTGTATATGGAATATATGATAGATACgagacatatatatacatatatatacgtttCTGTACCTATTTTTGGC encodes:
- the LOC103982866 gene encoding two-component response regulator ORR6, encoding MSSYAAGKGEQEIHVLAVDDSSVDRALIATILRSSKYRVTTVDSGKRALELLTLEPNISMIITDYWMPEMTGYELLKSVKESSKLREIPVVVMSSENVPNRINRCLEEGAVDFLLKPVRPSDVSRLCSRMR